The genomic segment ACCCCCAAGGTGATTCTTTACGATGAGCCTACGTCCGGCCTGGATCCCATCACCAAGCGGACTATCGTGGAGCTGATGATCAAGCTGCGCGACCTGGAAGGGGTCACATCCGTGTTCGTCACCCATGACCTGCAGGCAGCCGAGACGATGGCCACCGAGTATGCGGTGGCCGAGGGCAATGGTCAGCTCCGCTTCGTGCCCGCGGGCGAGGACCTGTGCGTGGCCAACATCCACTTCATAATGCTTCAGGAAGGCGCCATATGCTTTCAGGGGAGTTATTCGGAGCTGATTGAGTCCAATGACACTTATATCAGGACATTTGTGACATGAGAAACCATGAAAATTGGTGTCGGGTCGGGGAACTCCGCTCTTATCCATGAGCCGATGAGTGGATCCTTCCTTCCATAACACTAAATCTTCCGGCCCTGATACCAGGTAGAGAGGTGGAGGTAAGAAAATGGCACAAAGGCAAAAAACATCCGTCACGGAAATGAAGGTGGGGATCCTGGTCACGATAGCCCTGTTTCTGCTGGCTGCAGTGATCCTGCAGCAGAGCTGGGGCATCAATTGGTTCGGGCGCACGGCCAAGGCCATTACCTACCTGCCTGACGTCGGGGGCTTGAAGCCGGGCGCACCGGTGTGGCTGGCCGGAATCGAGATCGGCAAGGTGACCAAGGTCGCCATCGTGCCGCCGGAAATCTTTGCCGGCAACAGGGGTACCCTGCGGAGAATCGAAGAGGTTCAGAAGCAGCTGGAGGGGCTGGATCGCAAGAATCCCAACTATGACAAAATCAGCTCCGATCTGCAGGACAACCTGCGCGATTTGAAGCTTCAGCTCAGTTTTGTGGAGGTTCAATTGCAGATCCGTAGCCAATACATCAACCGGATCAGTCAGGATTCCGAGGTGAGCATCGAATCCAAGGGACTGATCGGCGATTCCTTCATCGAGATTTCGCCCGGCACCTATGGCACCCCTCCAGTGAAGCGCGGCGAGTACTTCGTGATCGAAGGTGTGCGTGCGACCGGATTCCGCGAAATCATGACTGGAGCCAACGACGTCATCGCCAACTTCGGCGTCCTGTCCGACCAGTTCAAGAATATCGCTCTCAAGATCAATCCTGAAAAGGTCGGCAGCGGCATCGCTTCCACCGTGCAGGACATGCAGGACACGATGAAGCAAGCCCAGACAACCTTTGAGCACGCGACCCGTCTGGTAGATGCCCTGCACACGGGTGACGGCACCGTGGCCAAGCTGATTTCGGATCCGGCCGCCTATGCGCACCTGGTCGATTCCCTGGACAAGTTCAACAAGATCGCAGACCAGATTCAAAACGGCTCCGGGACGCTTTCCAAACTGATCCAGAATCCGCAGCTTTTCGATAACGCAAACGAGGCCCTGAAGAAGGCTGATGTCATGATGGCGCGGATCGAGCAAGGCGAAGGGACTCTCGGCAGGCTGTCCAGGGACCCGGCTCTTTATGACAGGACCAATGCAGCACTCGAAAAGTTTGCGAACTTCGTCGACCAGATCGAGAAGGGTCAGGGCACCCTGGGCAAGCTCTACAAGGATCCCTCCCTGTACGACAACCTGAATCAGACGACAGCCGAGATCACCAAGCTTATCTATGATTTAAGGCAAGACCCGAAGAAGTATCTGACAATCCGCTTCCGTTTGTTTTGACCTTGACAAGGTTTCGGATTCTGTCTAGCCTAGCGCCATGATCAGCAACGCCATCGGCCGTGGAGGGAAATTTGTCCTCGGTCTGATCGTAAATGTTCTGTCCCGTTTCCAGGTCAATCCCAATATCCTGACTTTCACGGGCGTGGTGATCAGTTTCTGGGCGGCCTGGAATTTCGGCTACGGCGAATTCGTGCGCGGCGCGCTCATTATAATCCTCGCCGGCATGTTCGACATGCTCGACGGCGAGGTCGCGCGGGTCACGCGCTCGGTGACCCGGTTTGGCGCCTTCTATGATTCGGTGATTGACCGCTACTCGGACATCATCCTGCTGCAAGGGCTGATGGTGTGGTATGCGCGCCAACAAAGACTTGGCTACGTGGTCCTCGTAGGCGTCGTCTTCATGGGAGCAATCATGACCAGCTACGCCCGGGCGCGAGCCGAGTCGCTCATTCCGAGCTGCAAGATTGGGTTCATGGAGCGGCCCGAGCGGATCGTGCTCCTGATCATCGGCGGTTTGACCAATCGCATGGAAGCGGTCCTGTGGGTCCTGGCGGTGCTCGGCAACTGGACCGTAATCGACCGGATCTACTACACCTGGAAGGAACTACCGAAGCCGGAACGAAAACAGGCCAGCTCCGTCTCCCACTAAACAAGCAAAACACGAAGCAGCCGCGTGTCCTATTTAATTTGTTGGATTTCGACGCCCTTGGGGAGCTTCTGTTCGAAATCCGCATCGGTCAGTTTGGGGTTGAGTTTCGGAGACGAGAATTTGTTCAGCAGATAGTTCCCGTTCGGCTCCTGGAGCTTTTGCTGGAGAGGCAAGCCGCTGGAATTGCTGATCCAGAGCGTTATTGAGGAGAAAAACGCCGCGGTGGCGCTGCTCTTGGGCTTGAGGAGCAGGACCGAGCAAAGCGCCTCATCGACCTTTTCCTCGCCCTGGAATTCGATGTTGAAGGTCTCGCGCATCCTGGCTGGCGATTGTCCGATCCCCAGAGCAAGAAACTCGGCTTTGTCTTTATTCTTGCCCAGGTTGATTCTGGTTGCCTGGTTAAGCGACGGTTGATAGACAAGTGCAGTTCCCGCTTTGATGGTGAGGATCTTGTGGCCCGGAACCTTGAATTCCTGGCGCAGCAGCGCCGAGCCGTCCTGGGCACGCGCATATAGGAAAACCCCGCTTTCAGGATTCTCAAACTCCTTCAGTACCGCGATATATTGTCGCTGCGTGAAGTCCGCCTGGAAACTGCGGAAGTCCTTCCCGACCGCTCCCATGCGTTCCAGCACTTTATCCAGCGCAGCCTGCGCGCCCCTGGCCTGAGGGAAAGCGGCGTTACCGGCACTCCCCGCTGCCACGAGCAGCAACAAGCTCCAACCGCCAATCAGCCGTCCAGGTTTCGTCATCGGATTCACTCTCAGAGGATGAGTCTTGAACAATTCCTTAAGCCCGTGTTCCACTGCGAGTGCGCAGCGATCTAGGTTCTGCAATGCCAAGATTAGCAGGTTATCCGAGCGGTCTGAAGCCCAAAGCAGCCAAAAAAACTGCTAGAATTATGAGTGTTAGCGGTGCTGCGAGTGTTGGGACGCGGCTTGCTGGTTCGTCTGGGTGTTCTCTACGCTGGAAGCATCGGCCCTTTTCGCGGTAAAGCAGGCCCTGGGAACCAGAAAGATGAAGGCGAGGATCAGAGCGCAAATGATGTCATACTGGAGCGTGCCCCGCTCATAGGTCCAGATCAGTATGTTCCGGAACAAACCTCCGGGTTTGGCCATCTTGCGCGAATTCTCCCAGCAGCCTAGAGGAGCCCTTCCAACTCGGGTTCGTAGGCGAGATGACAATGATGATTGAAGATCTGCCCGTCTCTCATCTCCACGATGCGTCCGGCCACGGATGCCGCTTCGGAGTCATGGGTTATCATCACGATGGTCTGGTTCAACTTTTCGTTCAGGCTCTGGAGAACGCGCAGCACCTGCTGTGCGTTGCGGGAGTCGAGACTTCCGGTCGGCTCATCGGCCAGGATAATTGCGGGATGATTGACCAGCGCGCGGGCGATCGCAACCCTTTGCTGCTCTCCACCGGACAGCTCGGCGGGCCGGAAATTGATCTTCTCCCTCAACCCGAGCATTTCGATGATCTCATCGGTTTTATAGGGATGAACGTGCCCGTTGCCGTGAATCTTCTTCGCCAGTTCGATGTTTCCCTTGGCACTCAGTGTGGGGAGAAGATTGAAACGCTGGAAAATGTACCCCACCTTGCGGCGTCGCACGGCGGTGCGTTCCGGGTCTCTCAGTTGTGCGATGTCGGCGCCCTCGATCAGGATCTGTCCGCTGGTGGGCTGCATCAGACCGCCAAGCAGGTGAAGGAGCGTAGATTTCCCACAGCCCGACGGTCCCATGATCGCGACAAACTCACCGGGTTTCACCGTGAGATCGACATCGCGGAGTGCGGGTACCTCGACTTTGCCCGACCGATAGATCATCGTAAGGTCGACGGTCCGTATGATGTATTCCGCAGGGAAAACCGCTATTTCAGCCCTATTCATAAGTCAATGCCCTGACAGGATCCATCTTGGCCGCCTTGTAGGCAGGGTAAAGTGCTCCCAAAGTTCCCCCCAACAATCCCAACATGCAGGCCGTAAGCACCTGGACAAGGGTCATCGATACCTGCAAGGTCGGGACAGCGGTAGTGATCGCCTTGCGTGCAATCTCACTGGCGCCGCTTCCGAACAGCACGCCCAAACCAGAGATTATAGCAGTTTCCTTCAGGATCATGCCAACGATAAATCGACGCGATGCGCCCAGTGATTTGAGAATCCCGATTTCGCGTGTCCGTTCGAAGATGGTCGTGTACATCACCACGAGAATGACCATAAAGCCCAGGAGCATGGAAACTAGGACAACAACAACCTGAAGCGCCTGCAAGCCGGGCATCTTGGTGCCGGCTAGCAGCATGCTCGCATCCTTGGTACTGCGGATTTCGTATCCCGGAAAGGCGCTTTTCAAGCCGGCTTCCACCGCGGCAAGGTCGGCGCCCGGAACCGCCTTGATAAAGAAAAATGTGACTTTATCGGGCGATTCATTCAATTGCTGAAGGGTCTTCAGAGGTACAAAAACACGGACAACCCCATCGTCGCGGCAGATTCCGCTGACTGCATAAGTATGATTCAAAACGGATAAGGACATTCCCGGCTGCAGATTGTGCTGCTTGGCATAGTTTTCCGCCACAATGACCTCGTCGTCAGCCAGCGAGCTGCGCCCGGCGATGATCTGCAATCGTCCGGGGAATTCGTCGTAACTGGCCAGGTCGATGCCGAAAACCAGATTGAAGCTCGCTGAGCTGAAGTTCGCCAGAATCGGGGTCACCATCGCTATGCCGGCCACCTCTTTGATCTTCGGCGCCAGCCTGACGGGGAGGGTTGCGGGACTGAGAGCGAAGAAGGCGGAAGCGCCGCTCGGTTGCAGCATGAAATCGGAGCCCACTCCCATGATCCGGCTCAAGTATTCGTCGAGCGTACCGGACACGATGCCGCCGATGATGAGCATGAGAATGACTCCGATCGCTACGGCAAGAACGCTGATAACCGTCCGCGTCGGTCGAGAGCACATGTTTGCTGCAACTATGCTTTCCATCACAAGTCTATTACGCTC from the Terriglobia bacterium genome contains:
- a CDS encoding MlaD family protein, yielding MAQRQKTSVTEMKVGILVTIALFLLAAVILQQSWGINWFGRTAKAITYLPDVGGLKPGAPVWLAGIEIGKVTKVAIVPPEIFAGNRGTLRRIEEVQKQLEGLDRKNPNYDKISSDLQDNLRDLKLQLSFVEVQLQIRSQYINRISQDSEVSIESKGLIGDSFIEISPGTYGTPPVKRGEYFVIEGVRATGFREIMTGANDVIANFGVLSDQFKNIALKINPEKVGSGIASTVQDMQDTMKQAQTTFEHATRLVDALHTGDGTVAKLISDPAAYAHLVDSLDKFNKIADQIQNGSGTLSKLIQNPQLFDNANEALKKADVMMARIEQGEGTLGRLSRDPALYDRTNAALEKFANFVDQIEKGQGTLGKLYKDPSLYDNLNQTTAEITKLIYDLRQDPKKYLTIRFRLF
- a CDS encoding CDP-alcohol phosphatidyltransferase family protein, producing the protein MISNAIGRGGKFVLGLIVNVLSRFQVNPNILTFTGVVISFWAAWNFGYGEFVRGALIIILAGMFDMLDGEVARVTRSVTRFGAFYDSVIDRYSDIILLQGLMVWYARQQRLGYVVLVGVVFMGAIMTSYARARAESLIPSCKIGFMERPERIVLLIIGGLTNRMEAVLWVLAVLGNWTVIDRIYYTWKELPKPERKQASSVSH
- a CDS encoding outer membrane lipoprotein carrier protein LolA, producing MTKPGRLIGGWSLLLLVAAGSAGNAAFPQARGAQAALDKVLERMGAVGKDFRSFQADFTQRQYIAVLKEFENPESGVFLYARAQDGSALLRQEFKVPGHKILTIKAGTALVYQPSLNQATRINLGKNKDKAEFLALGIGQSPARMRETFNIEFQGEEKVDEALCSVLLLKPKSSATAAFFSSITLWISNSSGLPLQQKLQEPNGNYLLNKFSSPKLNPKLTDADFEQKLPKGVEIQQIK
- a CDS encoding ABC transporter ATP-binding protein gives rise to the protein MIYRSGKVEVPALRDVDLTVKPGEFVAIMGPSGCGKSTLLHLLGGLMQPTSGQILIEGADIAQLRDPERTAVRRRKVGYIFQRFNLLPTLSAKGNIELAKKIHGNGHVHPYKTDEIIEMLGLREKINFRPAELSGGEQQRVAIARALVNHPAIILADEPTGSLDSRNAQQVLRVLQSLNEKLNQTIVMITHDSEAASVAGRIVEMRDGQIFNHHCHLAYEPELEGLL
- a CDS encoding ABC transporter permease; this translates as MESIVAANMCSRPTRTVISVLAVAIGVILMLIIGGIVSGTLDEYLSRIMGVGSDFMLQPSGASAFFALSPATLPVRLAPKIKEVAGIAMVTPILANFSSASFNLVFGIDLASYDEFPGRLQIIAGRSSLADDEVIVAENYAKQHNLQPGMSLSVLNHTYAVSGICRDDGVVRVFVPLKTLQQLNESPDKVTFFFIKAVPGADLAAVEAGLKSAFPGYEIRSTKDASMLLAGTKMPGLQALQVVVVLVSMLLGFMVILVVMYTTIFERTREIGILKSLGASRRFIVGMILKETAIISGLGVLFGSGASEIARKAITTAVPTLQVSMTLVQVLTACMLGLLGGTLGALYPAYKAAKMDPVRALTYE